Proteins from a single region of Oncorhynchus tshawytscha isolate Ot180627B linkage group LG03, Otsh_v2.0, whole genome shotgun sequence:
- the LOC112227355 gene encoding frizzled-6-like produces the protein MMISRLVWVCLALIGARSCHAHSLFTCEPIKVHRCLGMLYNMTFFPNMMEHYDQDIAASRMEPFMPLVNLRCSPDVHHFLCQAFIPACTEDTKVIRPCRDLCEKVRSDCRKDISTFGITWPPELQCDRLEDCLYSPDGSVLPPTRVTTPKTSLSAKRDMGFWCPLQLKTRPGQGSTFLGAGDCAPPCSNMYFKPHEIEFAKTFIGVCSIVCLCATLFTFLTFLIDVKRFRYPERPIIFYAVCYSFVSLIYFIGFLLGNNASCNKAVHPAAMDTVVLGSQSKGCTLLFMLLYFFSLAGIVWWVILTITWFLAAGPKWSCEAIEKKAVWFHSAAWGIPGALTVMLLALNKVEGDNISGVCFVGLYDLDALRYFVLAPLCIGVVVGLSLLLAGIVSLNNVRQVIQHDERNQEKLKKFMIRIGVFSGLYLVPLVTLQGCYIYEQSQRSTWENTWINDRCQEYSIPCSHKTTESGRPDLSLFLIKYLMTLVVGISAVFWVSSKKTCSEWAYFFNRNRKKDPISESRRVLQESCEFFLKHNSRVQHKKNHYNPGSHKLKVISKSMGTSTGASATGNHGTSAVGNHEAIRGQASFSEARGSSEASAREQLERGSSTRGSRLREREKQPSGQALSGGREGAERRSKKGSSSKVSSRSESFHRVPEGRMTPRSELSETRQMPSGQHLALSHSHSGSVKGSVPHLVRQLPEEKKDKECSC, from the exons CCCTTCATGCCGCTGGTCAACCTGCGCTGCTCTCCGGACGTACATCACTTCCTGTGTCAGGCCTTTATCCCAGCATGCACTGAGGACACCAAAGTGATCCGGCCATGTCGCGACCTGTGTGAGAAAGTGAGGTCAGACTGCAGGAAGGACATCAGCACCTTCGGCATCACCTGGCCTCCGGAGCTGCAGTGCGACAG GTTGGAAGATTGCCTCTACTCTCCAGATGGCTCAGTCCTGCCACCAACCAGAGTGACCACACCCAAGACCTCTCTGTCTGCCAAGAGGGACATGGGCTTCTGGTGCCCCCTTCAGCTGAAGACCCGACCCGGCCAGGGATCCACGTTCCTGGGTGCTGGGGACTGCGCTCCCCCTTGCTCCAACATGTACTTCAAGCCCCATGAGATCGAGTTCGCCAAGACCTTCATCGGGGTGTGCTCCATCGTCTGCCTCTGCGCCACACTCTTCACCTTTCTCACCTTCCTCATCGACGTCAAACGCTTCCGCTACCCCGAACGGCCAATCATCTTCTACGCCGTGTGCTACAGCTTCGTGTCGCTCATCTACTTCATCGGCTTCCTGCTGGGGAACAATGCATCCTGCAACAAg GCGGTGCACCCGGCTGCCATGGACACGGTAGTGCTGGGCTCCCAGAGTAAAGGCTGTACGTTACTCTTCATGCTACTCTACTTCTTCTCCCTGGCTGGCATCGTCTGGTGGGTCATCCTCACCATCACCTGGTTTCTGGCCGCCGGGCCCAAGTGGAGCTGCGAGGCCATCGAGAAGAAGGCAGTGTGGTTCCACTCTGCCGCCTGGGGGATCCCCGGAGCACTAACCGTCATGCTACTGGCTCTCAACAAGGTGGAGGGAGATAACATCAGCGGGGTGTGCTTCGTGGGGCTCTATGATCTGGACGCGCTGCGGTACTTTGTGCTGGCGCCACTGTGTATCGGGGTTGTGGTTGGGCTGTCTCTGCTCCTGGCTGGGATCGTGTCGCTCAACAACGTGCGTCAGGTGATCCAGCACGATGAGAGGAACCAGGAGAAGCTGAAGAAGTTTATGATCCGTATTGGGGTGTTCAGTGGTCTGTACCTGGTGCCCCTGGTCACTCTGCAGGGGTGTTATATCTATGAACAGAGCCAGCGCTCCACCTGGGAAAACACCTGGATCAATGACCGTTGCCAGGAGTACAGCATTCCCTGCTCACACAAG actacagagtctggtcgtCCAGACCTGTCCCTATTCCTTATTAAATACCTGATGACCCTGGTGGTTGGGATCTCAGCTGTGTTCTGGGTCAGCAGCAAGAAGACCTGCTCAGAATGGGCCTACTTCTTCAACAGGAACAGGAAGAAAGA CCCCATTAGTGAGAGCCGCAGAGTTCTCCAGGAGTCCTGTGAGTTCTTCCTCAAACACAACAGCCGTGTCCAGCACAAGAAGAACCACTACAACCCCGGCTCCCACAAACTGAAGGTCATCTCCAAGTCCATGGGCACCAGCACTGGTGCCTCAGCCACAGGCAACCACGGCACCTCAGCAGTGGGCAACCATGAGGCCATCCGGGGTCAGGCTTCTTTCTCAGAGGCCAGGGGCTCATCTGAGGCCTCCGCCAGGGAGCAGCTGGAGAGGGGCAGCTCCACCCGTGGCTCCaggctgagggagagggagaagcagcCCAGTGGACAGGCCCTgtctggggggagagagggggcagagagacgTAGTAAAAAGGGCAGCTCCAGCAAGGTTAGCAGCCGCTCAGAGAGCTTCCACAGAGTCCCAGAGGGAAG GATGACTCCCCGGAGTGAACTATCAGAGACGAGACAGATGCCCAGTGGACAGCACCTGGCTTTAAGCCACTCCCACAGTGGCAGTGTGAAAGGCTCCGTCCCTCACCTGGTTCGCCAGTTACCAGAGGAGAAAAAGGACAAGGAATGCAGCTGTTGA